One genomic region from Prochlorococcus marinus CUG1433 encodes:
- a CDS encoding DUF2499 domain-containing protein codes for MHELSFGTWLIHISSVIEWIVAIFVIKKISAYKKYNLFFWLSLAMVPNLIGAMCAITWHIYDNQENLYGLVSLQGIFTLIGNSTLALAAIKIFRGKETYE; via the coding sequence TTGCACGAATTATCATTTGGAACTTGGTTAATACATATCTCATCAGTAATAGAATGGATTGTTGCCATATTTGTCATAAAAAAAATTTCTGCATATAAAAAATATAATTTATTTTTTTGGTTAAGCCTTGCTATGGTCCCAAACTTAATAGGTGCTATGTGTGCGATCACTTGGCATATCTATGACAACCAGGAAAATCTTTACGGTCTAGTATCACTTCAAGGAATATTTACACTTATAGGAAATTCAACATTAGCCTTAGCAGCAATAAAGATTTTTAGAGGTAAAGAGACTTATGAATGA
- a CDS encoding DUF3593 domain-containing protein — protein MNDLFLKFIEKLGSIDNTFLFAVSIIPYSIFLFYLYKIKSINNFVKTGFSLTVLFVLITILVSIFTLNYYNKTLVEVDFLHGLAESFLTLSDFVILFGFIRLLNSLEVNNS, from the coding sequence ATGAATGATTTATTTTTAAAATTTATAGAAAAATTAGGTTCAATAGATAACACATTTTTGTTCGCGGTATCAATAATTCCTTATTCAATATTTTTGTTCTACTTATATAAAATAAAATCTATTAATAATTTTGTAAAAACAGGATTTTCCTTAACTGTTTTATTCGTATTGATAACTATATTGGTATCTATCTTCACACTAAATTACTATAATAAGACCCTTGTTGAGGTTGACTTTCTGCATGGTTTAGCAGAATCCTTCCTAACTTTAAGTGATTTTGTTATTTTGTTTGGATTTATAAGGTTGTTAAATAGTTTAGAAGTAAACAACTCTTAA
- the psaK gene encoding photosystem I reaction center subunit PsaK, translated as MFTTLFAAADPATFSWSPKCAVVMIACNVFAYAIARATIRKPNEGFEIPNSKFYGGLSHASVVGANCLGHIFGIGAILGLASRGVL; from the coding sequence ATGTTTACTACATTATTTGCAGCTGCAGATCCAGCAACTTTTTCTTGGTCTCCAAAGTGTGCCGTCGTAATGATTGCATGTAATGTTTTTGCTTATGCAATTGCCAGAGCAACTATAAGAAAACCAAATGAAGGTTTTGAAATACCTAACTCAAAATTCTATGGTGGTTTAAGTCACGCATCAGTTGTAGGTGCTAATTGCCTAGGTCATATTTTCGGAATTGGTGCAATCTTAGGATTAGCATCACGCGGTGTATTATAA
- a CDS encoding 1-deoxy-D-xylulose-5-phosphate synthase → MLLSELSHPNQLHGLTVSQLEEIACQIRERHLQVVSTSGGHLGPGLGVVELTLALYQTLDLDFDKVVWDVGHQGYPHKLITGRFSQFDSLRQQNGVAGYLKRSESKFDHFGAGHASTSISAALGMAIARDRKGENYKCVAVIGDGALTGGMALEAINHAGHLPNTPLVVVLNDNDMSISPPVGALSSYLNKVRVSPPLQFLSDSVQESVKNIPLIGKDIPEELKNIKGSVRRLSVPKVGAVFEELGFTYMGPIDGHDIGNLVKTFNAAHKLKRPVLVHVVTTKGKGYPYAEADQVGYHAQSAFDLTTGKSIPSKKPKPVSYSKIFGQTLLKICEQDSKVVGITAAMATGTGLDILQKNIPDQYIDVGIAEQHAVTLAAGMSCDGLKPVVAIYSTFLQRAFDQLIHDVGIQNLPVSFVLDRAGIVGADGPTHQGQYDISYMRSIPNFVLMAPKDESELQRMLITSINHNGPTALRIPRGSGLGVAVMDEGWEPLNIGEAEILEEGEDILIIAYGSMVESAIETAKILKNMNINACIVNARFVKPLDKNLIMPLAQRIQKVVTMEEGTLIGGFGSAIVELLNDNEVNIPVYRIGIPDVLVDHASPDQSKEKLGLKPDQMADKIVKKFKLNN, encoded by the coding sequence ATGCTTTTAAGTGAGTTAAGTCATCCAAATCAACTTCATGGCTTAACAGTTTCACAATTAGAGGAAATTGCTTGTCAAATTAGAGAAAGACATCTTCAGGTAGTATCTACTAGTGGAGGACATCTTGGTCCTGGATTAGGTGTAGTTGAGTTGACATTGGCTTTATATCAAACTCTTGACCTTGATTTTGACAAAGTTGTTTGGGATGTAGGCCATCAAGGTTACCCTCATAAATTAATTACAGGACGTTTCAGTCAATTTGATTCTCTAAGACAACAAAATGGAGTCGCTGGATATCTAAAAAGAAGTGAAAGTAAATTTGATCATTTTGGTGCTGGACATGCAAGTACATCTATTTCAGCAGCACTAGGAATGGCAATAGCAAGAGATAGAAAAGGAGAAAACTATAAATGTGTCGCTGTTATTGGAGATGGAGCACTAACTGGAGGAATGGCATTAGAAGCTATAAATCATGCAGGTCACTTACCAAATACCCCTTTAGTCGTAGTATTGAACGATAATGACATGTCTATTTCACCTCCGGTTGGAGCCCTTTCATCTTACTTAAATAAAGTAAGGGTAAGTCCACCATTGCAATTTTTGTCCGATAGTGTTCAAGAAAGTGTAAAAAATATTCCCTTAATTGGTAAGGATATCCCAGAAGAACTAAAAAATATTAAAGGAAGCGTTAGACGACTATCTGTGCCTAAGGTTGGAGCTGTTTTTGAAGAACTTGGATTTACATATATGGGTCCAATTGATGGTCATGATATTGGTAATTTAGTTAAGACCTTTAACGCTGCCCATAAACTTAAAAGACCTGTACTTGTTCATGTTGTCACAACAAAAGGGAAGGGTTACCCATATGCAGAAGCCGATCAGGTTGGATATCATGCACAGTCTGCATTTGATCTTACAACGGGGAAATCTATTCCATCAAAGAAACCTAAACCTGTTAGTTATAGTAAAATATTTGGTCAAACCTTATTAAAAATATGTGAGCAAGATAGCAAAGTCGTTGGTATTACAGCTGCAATGGCTACAGGTACTGGTTTAGATATATTGCAAAAAAATATCCCTGATCAATACATCGATGTTGGAATAGCAGAACAACATGCAGTTACTCTTGCGGCAGGAATGTCTTGCGATGGTCTTAAACCTGTTGTAGCTATTTATAGTACTTTTCTGCAACGTGCTTTCGACCAATTAATTCATGATGTAGGGATACAAAATTTACCTGTATCATTTGTACTTGATAGAGCTGGGATAGTTGGGGCTGACGGTCCTACTCATCAAGGTCAGTACGATATAAGCTATATGAGATCTATCCCTAATTTTGTATTGATGGCACCAAAAGATGAGTCTGAATTACAGAGAATGTTAATAACTTCAATTAACCATAATGGTCCTACTGCTCTAAGAATACCAAGAGGTTCTGGATTAGGAGTTGCCGTAATGGATGAGGGTTGGGAGCCTTTGAATATAGGCGAAGCTGAAATACTTGAAGAAGGAGAAGATATTTTAATTATTGCTTATGGATCAATGGTTGAGTCAGCTATTGAAACTGCAAAGATCCTAAAAAATATGAACATTAATGCATGTATTGTTAATGCAAGATTTGTGAAACCTCTAGATAAAAATCTTATTATGCCTTTAGCACAGAGGATTCAAAAAGTGGTAACTATGGAAGAAGGAACCTTAATTGGAGGATTTGGTTCTGCAATAGTTGAATTACTTAACGATAATGAAGTAAACATTCCTGTATACAGGATAGGTATACCCGATGTTTTAGTTGATCATGCTTCACCTGACCAGAGTAAAGAAAAATTAGGACTTAAGCCTGATCAGATGGCAGATAAAATTGTTAAGAAATTTAAGTTAAATAATTAA
- the ilvA gene encoding threonine ammonia-lyase, biosynthetic, giving the protein MNDYFEKILQAEVYEVAKKTPLEKAYNLSNTLNNEVFLKREDLQDVFSFKIRGAYNKMSKLTNSQLAQGVITSSAGNHAQGVALSALKLNCQATILMPITTPLVKVNAVKNLKAKVILYGDNYDETYKEAIRISQERNLCFIHPFDDPEVIAGQGTIAIELEQQLKEKPYAIYIAVGGGGLISGISLYIKKIWPEVKIIGVEPEDADAMTKSLEEEKIVELPSVGQFADGVAVKKIGKNTFNIGRKYIDKMIRVNTDEICAAIKDVFEDTRSILEPAGALSIAGMKKDIFNSNHSNRKMVAIACGANMNFERLRFVAERAELGECKEVMMAVEIPERAGSLIDFCKLLDNRNLTEFSYRMSNSKNAQIFVGVQVYGLNDKKNLLNVFRNSEYSFIDISDDELSKNHLRHMVGGRLPKDFKEMDYRNFVELLYRFEFPERPGALINFLNNMKSNWSISVFHYRNYGADVGKIVIGVLIDKNDILEWNNFVRILGYKFWDETQNDTYRLFLGASD; this is encoded by the coding sequence ATGAATGATTATTTTGAAAAAATACTTCAAGCTGAAGTCTATGAAGTTGCAAAAAAAACACCACTTGAGAAAGCTTATAATTTAAGTAATACGCTTAATAATGAAGTTTTTCTAAAAAGAGAAGATCTTCAGGATGTATTTTCATTCAAAATAAGAGGTGCATATAACAAAATGAGCAAGCTCACTAATTCACAGCTTGCTCAGGGAGTAATTACTTCTAGTGCTGGTAATCATGCTCAAGGGGTTGCACTTAGTGCCCTTAAGTTAAATTGCCAAGCAACTATATTAATGCCCATTACCACACCTCTAGTAAAAGTTAATGCAGTAAAAAATTTAAAAGCAAAAGTTATATTATATGGCGATAACTATGATGAAACATACAAAGAGGCAATAAGGATAAGCCAAGAAAGAAATTTATGCTTTATTCATCCCTTTGATGATCCAGAAGTAATAGCAGGACAAGGAACTATAGCTATAGAACTTGAACAGCAGCTTAAGGAAAAACCTTATGCAATTTATATTGCTGTAGGTGGTGGTGGATTGATTTCAGGAATTTCTTTGTATATTAAAAAAATATGGCCTGAAGTAAAAATAATTGGCGTAGAACCAGAAGATGCTGACGCTATGACAAAATCCTTGGAAGAAGAAAAAATTGTGGAATTACCCTCTGTTGGTCAATTTGCAGATGGGGTTGCGGTTAAAAAGATTGGTAAAAATACTTTTAATATTGGTAGAAAATATATAGATAAGATGATTAGGGTTAATACTGACGAAATATGTGCTGCTATAAAAGATGTTTTTGAGGATACAAGATCAATACTAGAGCCCGCAGGTGCCTTATCAATAGCAGGAATGAAAAAAGATATTTTTAATTCGAACCATTCAAATAGAAAAATGGTTGCGATTGCATGTGGTGCAAATATGAATTTTGAGAGGCTTAGATTTGTAGCAGAAAGAGCAGAATTAGGAGAATGTAAAGAAGTAATGATGGCTGTTGAAATTCCTGAACGTGCTGGTAGTCTAATTGATTTTTGTAAGTTACTTGATAATAGAAATTTAACTGAATTTAGCTACAGGATGTCGAATTCTAAGAATGCACAGATTTTTGTAGGAGTTCAAGTCTATGGGTTAAATGATAAAAAAAATCTATTAAATGTATTTAGAAATTCTGAGTACTCATTTATTGACATAAGTGATGATGAATTATCTAAAAATCATCTCAGACATATGGTAGGTGGAAGATTACCAAAGGATTTTAAAGAAATGGATTATAGAAACTTTGTAGAACTTTTATACAGATTTGAGTTTCCTGAAAGGCCAGGCGCATTAATAAACTTCTTAAATAATATGAAATCTAATTGGTCTATAAGCGTATTTCACTACAGGAATTATGGAGCTGATGTAGGAAAAATTGTTATTGGAGTTTTGATTGATAAAAATGATATTTTAGAGTGGAATAATTTTGTAAGAATTTTAGGCTATAAATTCTGGGATGAAACTCAAAACGATACATATAGACTTTTCCTTGGTGCATCAGATTAA
- the scpB gene encoding SMC-Scp complex subunit ScpB, whose amino-acid sequence MSDIDLVTKVEAVLYLKGRPITKKDLSEITNSDINSINDAIKDLKNKYSNPNSAIELNAVNNSFSLELKSSLNEFVDDLLPSDLKTSELRTLATIAIKKKILQSDLILLRGSGAYDHIKELLEKKFIVKRKQKDGRSYWLSLSEKFFQTFAVSNEYLSNIGSDNNKQQ is encoded by the coding sequence ATATCTGATATAGATCTAGTTACTAAAGTTGAAGCTGTTCTATATTTGAAAGGTAGACCAATAACAAAAAAAGATCTTTCAGAAATTACTAATTCTGATATAAATTCAATAAATGATGCAATTAAAGATCTAAAAAATAAATACTCTAATCCCAACTCAGCTATTGAATTAAATGCTGTTAATAACAGTTTTTCTCTCGAACTAAAATCTAGTCTTAATGAATTCGTCGATGATTTACTTCCTTCTGATTTAAAAACATCCGAATTAAGGACATTGGCAACTATTGCGATCAAAAAAAAGATCCTGCAATCGGACCTCATACTTCTTCGTGGTTCAGGTGCTTATGATCATATTAAAGAATTATTGGAAAAGAAATTCATCGTCAAACGTAAGCAAAAAGATGGTAGATCATATTGGCTATCATTATCAGAAAAGTTTTTTCAAACTTTTGCTGTAAGTAATGAATATCTCTCAAATATAGGAAGTGATAACAATAAGCAGCAATAA
- a CDS encoding YggT family protein: MLSEIFAVLGQTLSIYSFILIIRILLTWFPGIDWSNGVLSALTSITDPYLNIFRGIIPPIGGFDISSLLAFLLLNVIQNLITNLQYASLGYS; encoded by the coding sequence ATGTTATCTGAGATTTTTGCAGTTCTGGGTCAAACTTTATCAATTTATTCTTTCATATTGATAATAAGAATTTTACTTACATGGTTTCCAGGTATTGATTGGAGTAACGGTGTTTTATCTGCACTAACTTCTATCACAGATCCATATTTAAACATTTTTAGAGGGATTATCCCTCCAATAGGTGGATTTGATATTTCATCTTTGTTAGCTTTTTTACTTTTAAATGTTATTCAAAATTTAATTACAAATCTCCAGTATGCAAGCTTAGGTTATAGCTGA
- a CDS encoding nucleoside triphosphate pyrophosphohydrolase family protein: MDFKTYQKKARETAQYPDLGSNNIYPTLGLVGEAGEVAEKVKKVIRDKNGIFDNESKLGIKKELGDVLWYLSNLCTELNFNLEDVALQNLEKLKLRASKGKIGGSGDDR, encoded by the coding sequence ATGGATTTTAAAACTTATCAGAAAAAAGCTAGAGAAACAGCACAATATCCAGATTTAGGTTCAAATAATATTTATCCAACTCTTGGTTTAGTGGGAGAGGCTGGTGAGGTGGCGGAAAAAGTGAAAAAGGTTATAAGAGATAAAAATGGAATATTTGATAACGAATCAAAATTAGGTATAAAAAAAGAGTTAGGAGATGTTTTGTGGTATCTATCAAATCTTTGTACAGAATTAAATTTCAATTTAGAGGATGTTGCATTACAAAACCTTGAAAAATTAAAATTAAGAGCTTCTAAAGGCAAAATAGGAGGTTCTGGAGATGATAGATAA
- the pyk gene encoding pyruvate kinase, whose protein sequence is MSNIDLKRRTKIVATIGPATQSEEIITNLIKAGVTTFRLNFSHGDHKDHAARIKTIREVSKKLDIDIGILQDLQGPKIRLGRFKDGPVKVKKGDKFTLTSNEVECTNTIANVTYDKLSEEVSEGKRILLDDGKIEMIVKKVDIKANLLECLVTVGGVLSNNKGVNFPDVQLSVKALTEKDKEDLQFGLSEGVDWIALSFVRNPSDINEIKHLINKNGHSTPVVAKIEKFEAIDQIDTVLPLCDGVMVARGDLGVEMPAEEVPLLQKELIRKANTLGIPIITATQMLDSMAANPRPTRAEVSDVANAILDGTDAVMLSNETAVGDYPVEAVETMATIARRIERDYPLKAIDSHLPSTIPNAISAAVSNIARQLDARAIIPLTKSGSTARNVSKFRPPTPILATTTERSVARRLQLVWGVTPIVVNNDERTAKTFSLAMQIAQEMGILNQGDLVVQTAGTLTGISGSTDLIKVGIVRKIVSRGISIGEIGVTGKARIIKNNLDMSLICPGEIIFVPKELMEYIPLSKNIAGIVTNQNVDNVYELYNKNNKKISTICNLENLDNHQISNGDLITLQLNEGVVYMGQIEDDDDAIDKYKYV, encoded by the coding sequence ATGTCGAATATTGATTTAAAAAGAAGAACAAAAATAGTGGCAACTATTGGCCCTGCAACTCAATCTGAAGAGATAATTACAAATTTAATTAAAGCTGGAGTAACAACATTCAGATTAAATTTCTCACATGGGGATCACAAAGATCATGCTGCAAGAATAAAAACCATAAGAGAAGTTTCAAAAAAGTTAGACATAGATATTGGAATATTACAAGATCTTCAAGGACCTAAAATAAGATTAGGGCGATTTAAAGATGGTCCAGTAAAAGTTAAAAAAGGTGATAAATTTACACTTACATCGAATGAAGTTGAGTGTACAAATACTATTGCAAATGTAACCTACGACAAACTTTCTGAAGAGGTTAGCGAAGGTAAAAGAATACTTTTAGATGATGGCAAAATAGAAATGATTGTAAAAAAAGTAGATATAAAGGCTAATCTTTTGGAGTGCCTCGTAACTGTAGGGGGGGTTCTTTCAAATAATAAAGGTGTAAACTTTCCAGATGTTCAATTATCAGTAAAAGCATTAACAGAAAAAGATAAAGAGGATTTACAGTTCGGTTTATCTGAAGGAGTTGATTGGATAGCCCTAAGTTTCGTAAGAAATCCATCCGATATAAACGAGATAAAACATTTAATTAACAAAAATGGTCATTCAACCCCAGTAGTCGCAAAAATAGAAAAATTTGAGGCAATTGATCAAATTGATACTGTTTTACCCTTATGTGATGGGGTTATGGTTGCAAGAGGTGATTTGGGAGTAGAAATGCCTGCTGAAGAAGTTCCTCTTTTGCAAAAGGAATTAATAAGAAAAGCTAATACATTAGGTATCCCAATAATTACAGCGACTCAAATGCTTGATTCTATGGCTGCGAATCCAAGACCAACTAGGGCCGAAGTTAGTGATGTCGCCAATGCAATTCTGGATGGTACAGATGCTGTAATGCTTTCAAACGAAACTGCAGTAGGTGATTATCCAGTAGAGGCAGTAGAAACGATGGCCACCATCGCGAGGAGAATTGAAAGGGATTATCCACTAAAAGCTATTGACAGCCACTTACCTAGTACTATCCCAAATGCCATTAGTGCAGCAGTAAGTAATATAGCTAGACAACTTGATGCAAGAGCAATAATTCCATTAACAAAATCAGGTTCTACAGCTCGAAATGTAAGTAAATTCAGACCACCAACACCTATCTTGGCTACTACTACAGAGAGGAGTGTAGCGAGAAGATTACAACTTGTTTGGGGAGTTACTCCCATAGTAGTTAACAATGATGAGAGAACAGCTAAAACTTTTAGTTTAGCTATGCAAATTGCACAGGAGATGGGGATCCTAAATCAAGGAGATTTAGTAGTACAAACTGCAGGCACATTAACTGGTATTAGCGGATCTACAGATTTAATAAAGGTCGGTATAGTAAGGAAGATTGTATCAAGAGGGATTTCAATAGGAGAAATCGGCGTTACAGGTAAAGCAAGAATAATAAAAAATAATCTTGATATGTCCTTAATTTGTCCAGGAGAAATAATATTTGTGCCAAAGGAATTAATGGAATATATCCCACTAAGTAAAAATATTGCTGGTATAGTTACCAATCAAAATGTAGATAATGTTTACGAATTGTACAACAAGAATAATAAAAAGATTTCTACAATTTGTAACTTAGAGAATTTAGATAATCATCAAATTAGCAATGGTGACCTTATTACATTGCAGCTTAATGAAGGTGTTGTATACATGGGCCAAATTGAAGATGATGATGATGCAATAGATAAATATAAATATGTCTAG
- a CDS encoding ABC transporter permease, protein MSRNISIKEALGMATKTLVSNKLRSSLTMLGIIIGNASVITLVGLGRGAQTLAKNQLSNLGANVLFIVPGNNDTRRRGISFPKNLVLEDAIAISNQVPTVKKVAPQISANEIVQSNSKSLNISIAGITPEFLEVRSFEVDKGRFISQSDVNSARSYVVIGPDLKDEFFIDKSSSLGKKIRIKDHTYEIIGILKPKGAVFGSNQDKNAYIPLTTMVNRITGKDPTFGVSLSFISVEAINKKATSAAKFQITNLLRQRHKIIRDDDFAVRSQEDALNIVTNITSGLTFLLAGIGAVSLVVGGIGIMNIMLVSVSERTEEIGLRKAIGAKQSDILVQFLIEALILSTIGGLIGTTTGLSGVFLLSLTTPLPASVGITTTFSTMIISGSIGLIFGVLPAKRASKLDPIVALRSL, encoded by the coding sequence ATGTCTAGAAATATCTCAATAAAAGAAGCCTTAGGAATGGCTACAAAAACCCTAGTATCGAACAAATTAAGAAGTTCGCTAACAATGCTGGGAATTATTATAGGAAATGCTTCTGTTATTACACTTGTTGGACTTGGAAGAGGAGCTCAAACATTAGCAAAAAACCAATTAAGTAATTTAGGTGCGAATGTTTTATTCATTGTGCCTGGAAATAATGATACAAGAAGGAGAGGTATTTCATTTCCTAAAAACCTTGTTTTAGAAGATGCAATAGCAATAAGTAATCAAGTCCCAACAGTTAAAAAAGTAGCCCCTCAAATATCTGCTAACGAAATTGTGCAATCAAATTCTAAAAGCCTAAATATATCAATTGCAGGAATTACTCCTGAATTTCTTGAGGTAAGGAGCTTCGAAGTAGACAAGGGAAGATTCATATCACAAAGTGATGTCAATAGTGCAAGAAGTTATGTTGTAATAGGTCCTGATCTAAAAGACGAATTTTTCATAGATAAATCTTCCTCACTTGGAAAAAAAATCAGAATTAAAGATCATACTTATGAAATTATCGGAATCTTAAAACCAAAAGGTGCTGTCTTTGGAAGTAATCAAGACAAAAATGCTTATATTCCATTAACCACTATGGTGAATCGGATTACCGGGAAAGATCCCACATTTGGTGTTAGTTTAAGCTTCATTAGTGTGGAAGCTATAAATAAAAAAGCGACCAGTGCAGCTAAATTTCAAATCACTAACCTATTAAGGCAAAGACATAAAATAATAAGAGACGATGACTTTGCCGTTAGATCACAAGAAGATGCATTAAATATAGTAACTAACATTACAAGTGGATTAACTTTTTTATTGGCAGGCATTGGAGCAGTATCATTAGTAGTTGGAGGAATAGGAATCATGAATATTATGCTCGTTTCTGTTAGTGAAAGGACTGAAGAAATTGGACTTAGAAAGGCAATAGGAGCTAAACAGTCAGACATATTAGTTCAATTTTTAATTGAAGCATTGATTTTATCAACAATTGGAGGATTAATAGGAACAACAACTGGATTATCAGGTGTTTTTCTTTTATCTTTGACAACACCTCTTCCTGCATCTGTAGGAATTACCACAACTTTTTCTACCATGATCATTTCAGGATCTATAGGTTTAATTTTTGGAGTTTTACCTGCAAAAAGAGCCTCAAAATTAGATCCAATTGTTGCATTGAGAAGTTTATAA
- a CDS encoding biotin transporter BioY: MLNFYKLIEILVTLQSLVIATMLPIYIPLQFIDKSSNNFELPITWQVPTIILLTLIFHKKVVFIAFSIYIFLGLFIAPVFHQGGSIGYLLTPNFGYLLGMYPLIKIIDNLNTKNKIHFGNFITNGFIAISAMHLTGIFYNFIQIIFYSEYNLFLYNLGKYSAGKIGYHFIMLFPLLILIKPIEGLKRDK; encoded by the coding sequence ATGCTCAATTTTTATAAATTAATTGAGATACTGGTAACTCTTCAATCACTTGTAATAGCAACAATGCTACCTATTTATATTCCCTTACAATTTATCGACAAATCTAGTAATAACTTTGAGTTACCAATAACATGGCAAGTTCCAACTATAATACTATTAACACTTATTTTTCATAAAAAAGTTGTTTTCATAGCATTTTCTATATACATATTTTTAGGATTATTTATTGCTCCAGTCTTTCATCAGGGAGGTTCAATAGGATATTTGCTCACTCCAAATTTTGGTTATTTATTGGGTATGTATCCATTAATCAAAATAATTGATAATTTAAATACTAAAAATAAAATACATTTTGGCAACTTTATAACAAATGGTTTTATTGCGATAAGTGCGATGCATTTAACTGGAATATTTTACAACTTTATACAAATTATATTTTACAGTGAATATAATTTATTTTTATATAATTTAGGGAAATACTCCGCAGGTAAAATTGGGTATCATTTTATAATGCTTTTTCCACTTTTAATACTTATTAAACCTATAGAAGGTTTAAAACGTGACAAATAA
- a CDS encoding signal peptidase II, giving the protein MINKIQTKLYFLSLSFFIVLIDQFTKYLMFYNKQLFINKDFLLFKLDFVKNYGAAFNIFNGSRIFLSLISIFFSILLIYLIVRKNTLNLIDLYSYSFILGGTIGNGIDRIYKGFVVDFINLNIINFPVFNIADISINIGFIFLLYTVFKNNR; this is encoded by the coding sequence ATGATTAATAAAATACAAACAAAATTATATTTTTTATCCTTAAGTTTTTTTATTGTTCTAATAGATCAATTTACAAAATATTTAATGTTTTATAATAAACAACTATTTATAAATAAAGATTTTCTTTTATTCAAATTAGACTTTGTAAAAAATTACGGGGCAGCATTTAACATTTTTAATGGTAGTAGAATATTTTTATCTTTAATAAGTATTTTTTTTTCAATATTACTTATTTATTTAATAGTTCGTAAAAATACCTTAAACTTAATTGACCTATATTCTTATAGCTTTATTCTTGGTGGAACTATTGGTAATGGTATAGATAGGATATATAAAGGTTTTGTGGTTGATTTTATAAATTTAAATATTATAAATTTTCCAGTATTTAATATTGCTGATATATCAATTAATATTGGTTTTATTTTTTTACTGTATACAGTTTTTAAAAATAATCGATAA